Proteins encoded together in one Anaerotignum propionicum DSM 1682 window:
- a CDS encoding MerR family transcriptional regulator encodes MENTYTTNQVAMIIGIHPNTVRMYEDLDLISKPMRKENGYRVFTDLHLEQFKLARTAFQIEVLQNGLRKKAISIVKLSASCEFDKAIKLTKEYVYSVRNEIHNANEAVEIVKELLKGSSQENRQSLKRKEVSEKLGISMDTLRNWEMNGLFKVKRKENGYRVYTDDDIRKLKIIRSLKCANYSLSAILRMMNALDRNSKADISAVLNTPDYNEEIISACDRLIVSLGSAKENAIAIKSMLYEMKNKYSNPPL; translated from the coding sequence ATAGAAAACACATATACAACGAATCAAGTTGCAATGATAATTGGTATACATCCGAACACAGTGAGAATGTATGAAGATTTAGATCTAATATCAAAACCTATGCGTAAAGAAAATGGATACCGTGTCTTTACAGATTTGCATCTTGAACAGTTCAAACTGGCTCGGACAGCTTTTCAGATTGAGGTACTTCAAAATGGGCTACGTAAAAAAGCAATTTCTATTGTTAAGCTGTCAGCATCATGTGAATTTGATAAAGCAATTAAACTAACGAAAGAGTATGTTTACTCAGTTCGAAATGAAATTCATAATGCCAATGAAGCGGTAGAAATAGTAAAAGAACTGCTTAAAGGAAGTAGCCAAGAAAATCGACAATCCTTAAAGAGAAAAGAAGTATCTGAGAAACTTGGAATATCAATGGATACTCTCCGAAATTGGGAAATGAATGGACTGTTTAAAGTCAAGCGAAAGGAAAACGGTTATCGTGTTTATACTGATGATGATATCAGAAAACTTAAAATAATCCGTTCGCTCAAATGTGCCAACTATTCCCTTTCTGCAATTCTACGTATGATGAATGCACTTGATAGAAATTCTAAAGCAGATATTAGCGCAGTATTGAATACACCAGATTATAACGAAGAGATCATATCAGCCTGTGATAGGCTAATTGTATCTTTGGGCAGTGCAAAAGAAAATGCAATTGCTATAAAATCAATGCTTTACGAAATGAAAAATAAATATTCAAACCCTCCACTTTAA
- a CDS encoding ABC transporter ATP-binding protein: MDDIIKVENLSKSYGQLKAVTNLSFTVKKGTAFGLLGANGAGKSTTIECILGTKPMENGAVSILGLNPKANRKELFQNVGIQFQEANYQENIRVGELCEVTSSLYKNATDYLTLLKKFGIADKSRTLVKELSGGQKQRLFIILALIPNPEVVFLDELTTGLDARARRDVWHILKELKDQGLTILLTSHFMDEVEVLCDEICILRKGNLVFYGTIEDAIAGSPYDKFEDAYLWYTHEEAAENENI, translated from the coding sequence ATGGATGATATTATTAAGGTAGAAAATCTATCAAAATCATACGGACAGCTAAAAGCAGTAACTAACTTAAGCTTTACTGTAAAAAAAGGTACTGCTTTTGGATTGCTTGGAGCAAATGGAGCAGGTAAAAGCACGACAATTGAATGTATACTTGGAACAAAACCTATGGAAAATGGAGCAGTTTCAATTTTAGGATTAAATCCAAAAGCAAATCGGAAGGAATTGTTTCAAAATGTTGGTATTCAGTTTCAAGAGGCAAATTATCAAGAAAACATTCGTGTTGGAGAGCTTTGTGAGGTGACATCATCTCTTTATAAGAATGCCACCGATTATCTTACTCTACTTAAAAAATTCGGTATTGCTGACAAATCCAGAACCTTAGTAAAAGAACTATCAGGTGGTCAAAAGCAACGGTTGTTTATCATACTTGCACTTATTCCAAATCCAGAGGTGGTTTTTCTTGATGAGCTTACAACAGGTCTTGATGCACGAGCAAGACGAGATGTTTGGCATATTTTAAAAGAATTAAAGGATCAAGGACTCACTATTCTATTAACCTCTCATTTTATGGATGAGGTTGAAGTTCTTTGTGATGAAATATGTATCCTCAGAAAAGGTAATTTAGTTTTTTACGGTACAATCGAAGATGCCATTGCTGGAAGTCCTTATGATAAATTTGAGGATGCTTATCTTTGGTACACACATGAGGAGGCAGCAGAAAATGAAAACATTTAG
- a CDS encoding ABC transporter permease — protein MKTFSTMLKTEIRLSLRGMDMFIFAICMPIVVLVVLGVIYSNKPAFVGADYTFLEQSFGAIATIAICAGGVMGLPLVISDYRSKHILKRFKVTPVKPTIILLVQVTIYALYSLVSLATLFIVATAFFKFRMQGSIYQFILGWLLVMISMFSIGMMVGGISKDSKVAGMVASLLYFPMLIFSGATLPYEVMPTAMQKIVDILPLTQGIKILKSATLGLPVGNAILPIIIMIVITFICSLIAIKFFKWE, from the coding sequence ATGAAAACATTTAGTACAATGCTTAAAACAGAAATCAGACTATCGCTTCGTGGAATGGATATGTTTATTTTCGCTATTTGCATGCCAATTGTTGTACTTGTTGTACTTGGCGTTATTTATAGCAACAAGCCGGCCTTTGTGGGGGCTGATTACACATTTTTAGAACAATCATTTGGAGCAATAGCCACTATTGCTATCTGTGCTGGTGGAGTTATGGGCCTGCCGTTAGTTATTTCAGACTATCGAAGCAAGCATATTTTGAAAAGATTTAAGGTAACACCTGTGAAGCCTACAATTATCTTACTTGTTCAGGTTACAATCTATGCGCTTTACTCGTTAGTATCATTAGCCACACTGTTTATTGTCGCAACTGCATTTTTCAAGTTTCGTATGCAAGGCAGTATTTATCAGTTTATTCTCGGTTGGCTTTTAGTTATGATTTCAATGTTTTCTATCGGTATGATGGTGGGTGGCATTTCAAAGGATTCTAAAGTAGCGGGAATGGTTGCAAGTTTACTGTATTTTCCGATGCTGATTTTTTCGGGTGCAACTTTACCCTACGAAGTAATGCCAACTGCAATGCAAAAAATTGTTGATATTCTACCGCTTACACAAGGCATAAAGATATTGAAATCCGCTACACTTGGATTGCCTGTTGGTAATGCTATACTACCAATAATCATCATGATTGTTATCACATTTATTTGCTCATTAATCGCAATTAAGTTTTTTAAATGGGAGTGA